Proteins from a single region of Catenulispora acidiphila DSM 44928:
- a CDS encoding FtsX-like permease family protein, whose amino-acid sequence MRVRAALREMRLDAALLGCLAAIIAISTLMVSAGPALVARLDDRSLRQNVTTAAQQGRGVSVTLNTIGLDTSALGTGANTFSDFTNQLLKPLPPWARPMLGTPSVDIATPFTPATAPGITTLGAIPPQLRIEYTNPIPGGLHYTAGTPPPPGPLPPGTPIPIAISTATSTALHLTLGETITLGQPGPGSAATSAASSATSPNNSASAATLAGSTAASGWSAAPASPTRATSASSAVASGRLAARTSSTRSASLAASVSSAAGLASAADSGATSGSSEGVSAAAPSPRAGGSAVFATAAGPAAATIGARVVGIFEPVDTSAAATSNFWYTHPWLRAPVAGVGAAVGGFAPLVLRGAVLTSAAGVGAALPVGAGAAATTFVFPLAAGALSADGAGALAVQLGRMTDPAFDDPCGPAPRGLPELCGPFIVTRGGLVIAADIKATLDQFVAARAEVWVVDSFSLASLATVALITLFSAARLAVGRRERDLALHRARGATVRDLMTVRAVHGAVVTIPALAVGWVVARMVLHVGRHPVQSKGPSAAWLLAAIGIAGLVLLPALTWARSRPRAAVVDRAVVRRRRLAVEAGLAVLVVAAVASLHSRGIDGLRSVGVDPQISLVPALLGAVGAGVLLRVHPVVIGSCLRWARRRRSAVPVLAFAQARRSVGLGAVGLLVLVLTLAGLVFGGLVTRTVTGAHADVAKSVGGDAVISGRGLTPRVRSDVAGVAGVRQVIAEQALWVTPDVPAGAAPIRTIGVDVKALMQADPGSKLGRLLAGPGQPAYASAAAIQHRSAAMIQAGSTTFDVKAVDTLSADDLRVIGTELDGLAPDAPYLVVPLTVAAKLTADTDPDTLVIDGPGVAASDLRAALPANVAYQIQTRSDLAGSLDASTLTDSLNLVANSCAALASAFALLAVVLELLAGARARGEAVSFLRTMGLRSRAATGMLIVQLLPPACLAALAGVGLGVLIPPVLGSALRLQAVTGGAAEPTVRVDFATAAALGAAMVALVLLAALIDSRLARRRKLGSVLRFDSR is encoded by the coding sequence ATGAGGGTTCGTGCGGCACTACGCGAGATGCGCCTCGACGCCGCCCTGCTCGGCTGCCTCGCCGCGATCATCGCCATCAGCACCCTGATGGTCAGCGCCGGCCCGGCGTTGGTCGCGCGCCTGGACGACCGCTCCCTGCGTCAGAACGTCACGACGGCGGCACAGCAGGGGCGCGGCGTCAGCGTGACGCTCAACACGATCGGCCTGGACACCAGCGCCCTGGGCACCGGCGCCAACACCTTCTCCGACTTCACCAACCAGCTCCTGAAGCCGCTCCCACCCTGGGCCCGCCCCATGCTCGGCACCCCATCAGTCGACATCGCCACCCCCTTCACCCCCGCCACCGCCCCCGGCATCACCACCCTCGGCGCCATCCCACCCCAACTCCGCATCGAGTACACCAACCCCATCCCCGGCGGCCTCCACTACACAGCCGGCACCCCACCACCCCCCGGCCCCCTCCCACCCGGCACCCCCATCCCCATAGCCATCTCCACCGCCACCAGCACCGCCCTCCACCTCACCCTCGGCGAAACAATCACCCTCGGCCAACCCGGTCCGGGATCCGCCGCCACCTCAGCAGCGAGCTCGGCGACCAGCCCCAACAACTCGGCGAGCGCCGCCACCCTCGCTGGTTCGACAGCGGCCTCAGGCTGGTCTGCCGCTCCTGCCAGCCCGACCCGCGCTACCTCCGCAAGCTCTGCTGTCGCCTCAGGCCGACTTGCCGCCCGGACCAGTTCGACTCGCTCAGCCAGCTTGGCTGCTTCGGTCAGTTCGGCTGCCGGCTTGGCGAGTGCCGCCGATTCGGGTGCCACTTCTGGTAGCTCGGAGGGTGTCTCAGCCGCCGCTCCATCACCGCGTGCCGGTGGCTCGGCTGTGTTCGCCACTGCCGCTGGTCCGGCTGCTGCGACCATTGGTGCTCGCGTTGTCGGCATTTTTGAGCCTGTTGATACCTCGGCGGCGGCGACTAGCAACTTTTGGTACACGCATCCGTGGTTGCGGGCGCCGGTGGCGGGGGTGGGGGCGGCGGTTGGGGGGTTTGCGCCGTTGGTTTTGCGGGGTGCTGTGTTGACGAGTGCGGCGGGGGTGGGGGCTGCCTTGCCTGTGGGTGCGGGTGCGGCGGCGACGACGTTTGTGTTTCCGCTTGCGGCGGGGGCGTTGAGTGCTGATGGTGCTGGGGCTTTGGCGGTGCAGTTGGGGCGTATGACTGATCCGGCTTTTGATGATCCGTGTGGGCCGGCGCCGCGGGGGCTGCCGGAGTTGTGTGGGCCGTTCATTGTGACGCGGGGCGGGTTGGTCATTGCTGCCGACATCAAGGCGACGTTGGATCAGTTTGTTGCGGCGCGGGCTGAGGTGTGGGTGGTGGACTCGTTCTCGCTCGCGAGTCTGGCGACCGTGGCGCTGATCACGCTGTTCAGTGCGGCGCGGTTGGCGGTTGGGCGGCGGGAGCGGGATCTTGCGCTGCATCGGGCGCGTGGGGCGACTGTCAGGGATCTGATGACGGTGCGCGCGGTGCATGGTGCGGTGGTGACCATTCCTGCGCTGGCCGTTGGGTGGGTGGTCGCGCGGATGGTGCTCCACGTGGGGCGGCATCCTGTGCAGAGCAAGGGTCCTAGCGCTGCGTGGCTGCTCGCGGCGATCGGTATCGCGGGTCTCGTGCTGCTGCCGGCGCTCACTTGGGCTCGGAGTCGTCCGCGGGCTGCCGTTGTCGACCGGGCTGTGGTGCGACGGCGCCGGTTGGCGGTTGAGGCGGGTCTTGCGGTGCTCGTCGTTGCGGCGGTGGCTTCGCTGCATAGCCGCGGGATTGACGGGCTGCGCTCGGTGGGCGTGGACCCGCAGATCAGCCTGGTGCCGGCGCTGCTTGGGGCGGTGGGTGCGGGGGTATTGCTGCGTGTGCATCCTGTGGTAATTGGTTCCTGCCTGCGGTGGGCACGACGGCGTCGGTCGGCTGTGCCGGTTCTGGCGTTCGCGCAGGCGCGGCGAAGTGTTGGGCTCGGAGCGGTTGGGCTGCTCGTGCTGGTCCTCACCCTTGCCGGGCTGGTGTTCGGTGGGCTGGTTACCAGGACAGTCACCGGTGCTCATGCTGATGTTGCGAAATCGGTCGGTGGTGACGCGGTCATCTCTGGCCGCGGTCTGACGCCGAGAGTGCGGAGCGACGTTGCCGGAGTGGCGGGGGTTCGGCAGGTTATAGCTGAACAGGCGCTGTGGGTGACGCCTGATGTTCCAGCCGGTGCTGCGCCGATCAGGACTATCGGCGTAGATGTCAAAGCCCTGATGCAGGCTGATCCCGGCTCGAAGCTGGGGAGGCTGCTGGCGGGTCCCGGGCAGCCGGCGTACGCCTCGGCCGCAGCGATTCAGCACCGTAGCGCCGCCATGATCCAGGCGGGGTCGACGACGTTTGACGTCAAAGCCGTCGACACGCTCAGCGCCGACGACCTCCGCGTGATCGGCACCGAGCTCGACGGGCTGGCGCCGGACGCCCCGTACCTCGTCGTCCCGCTGACCGTCGCCGCCAAGCTGACCGCCGACACCGATCCCGACACGCTGGTGATCGACGGTCCCGGCGTCGCCGCATCCGACCTGCGCGCCGCGCTCCCGGCGAACGTCGCCTACCAGATCCAAACCCGCAGCGACCTGGCAGGCAGCCTAGATGCCAGCACCCTGACAGACTCGCTCAACCTCGTCGCGAACTCCTGCGCCGCCCTCGCCTCGGCCTTCGCCCTGCTCGCGGTCGTGCTCGAGCTGCTCGCCGGTGCTCGGGCGCGCGGCGAGGCGGTGTCGTTCCTGCGGACGATGGGGCTGCGCAGCCGCGCCGCTACCGGGATGCTCATCGTGCAGCTGCTGCCGCCGGCGTGTCTGGCGGCGCTGGCGGGGGTGGGTCTCGGGGTGCTGATTCCGCCGGTGCTGGGGTCGGCGCTGCGGCTGCAGGCGGTCACCGGCGGTGCGGCGGAGCCGACGGTGCGGGTCGACTTCGCGACCGCCGCCGCGCTCGGCGCCGCGATGGTCGCGCTGGTGCTGCTCGCGGCGCTGATCGACAGCCGGTTGGCGCGGCGGCGCAAGCTCGGATCCGTGCTGCGCTTCGA